Proteins encoded in a region of the Papio anubis isolate 15944 chromosome 14, Panubis1.0, whole genome shotgun sequence genome:
- the LOC101001697 gene encoding cytochrome P450 26B1 isoform X3, with the protein MGEHHLVSTEWPRSTRMLLGPNTVSNSIGDIHRNKRKVFSKIFSHEALESYLPKIQLVIQDTLRAWSSHPEAINVYQEAQKLTFRMAIRVLLGFSIPEEDLGHLFEVYQQFVENVFSLPVDLPFSGYRRGIQARQILQKGLEKAIREKLQCTQGKDYSDALDLLIESSKEHGKEMTMQELKDGTLELIFAAYATTASASTSLIMQLLKHPTVLEKLREELRAHGILHSGGCPCEGTLRLDTLSGLRYLDCVIKEVMRLFTPISGGYRTVLQTFELDGFQIPKGWSVMYSIRDTHDTAPVFKDVNVFDPDRFSQARSEDKDGRFHYLPFGGGVRTCLGKHLAKLFLKVLAVELASTSRFELATRTFPRITLVPVLHPVDGLSVKFFGLDSNQNKILPETEAMLSATV; encoded by the exons gtctTCTCCAAGATCTTCAGCCACGAGGCCCTGGAGAGTTACCTGCCCAAGATCCAGCTGGTGATCCAGGACACACTGCGTGCCTGGAGCAGCCACCCCGAGGCCATCAACGTGTACCAGGAGGCGCAGAAGCTGACCTTCCGCATGGCCATCCGGGTGCTGCTGGGCTTCAGCATCCCCGAGGAGGACCTTGGGCACCTATTTGAGGTCTACCAGCAGTTTGTGGAGAATGTCTTCTCCCTGCCTGTTGACCTGCCCTTCAGTGGCTATCGGCGG GGCATCCAGGCTCGGCAGATCCTGCAGAAGGGGCTGGAGAAGGCCATCCGGGAGAAGCTGCAGTGCACACAGGGCAAGGACTACTCGGACGCCCTGGACCTCCTCATTGAGAGCAGCAAGGAGCACGGGAAGGAGATGACCATGCAGGAGCTGAAG GATGGGACCCTGGAGCTGATCTTCGCGGCCTATGCCACCACGGCCAGCGCCAGCACCTCACTCATCATGCAGCTGCTGAAGCACCCCACCGTGCTGGAGAAGCTGCGGGAGGAGCTGCGGGCTCATGGCATCCTGCACAGCGGTGGCTGCCCCTGCGAGGGCACACTGCGCCTGGACACGCTCAGCGGGCTGCGCTACCTGGACTGCGTCATCAAGGAAGTCATGCGCCTGTTCACACCCATTTCCGGTGGCTACCGCACTGTGCTGCAGACCTTCGAGCTGGAT GGTTTCCAGATCCCCAAAGGCTGGAGTGTCATGTACAGCATCCGGGACACCCACGACACAGCGCCTGTGTTCAAAGACGTGAATGTGTTCGACCCCGATCGCTTCAGCCAGGCGCGGAGCGAGGACAAGGACGGCCGCTTCCATTACCTCCCATTCGGTGGCGGTGTCCGGACCTGCCTGGGCAAGCACCTGGCTAAGCTGTTCCTGAAGGTGCTGGCGGTGGAGCTGGCCAGCACCAGCCGCTTTGAGCTGGCCACGCGGACCTTCCCCCGCATCACCTTGGTCCCCGTCCTGCACCCCGTGGACGGCCTCAGCGTCAAGTTCTTTGGCCTGGACTCCAACCAGAACAAGATCCTGCCAGAGACAGAGGCCATGCTGAGCGCCACAGTCTAA